TCCGCTTAAAATTGTTGTCTATTCTCATACCTAACCAACAGCCAGTTATAATCTTCTGCATTGAGAAACAAACACCAAGGATACATTCAAGAGCCCATCTCCATTTGAAGAGGCAAAAGACAGAAAAAAAGAAGCTCCTAAGTAAGGCAACACCATATCTGGATGCATGACACGACAGTTCTTACTTGGGTCCATATACTACTGCCCCTTTTCATAGAGTGGAAGTGTTCCTTTCAGGAACGAGCTGAACAATATCAGAGCTTTCTCAGGCTGGAAGTAAGGGACCTGATGACCAGCGCCCCTCACAGATGCAAAAACCAAACCGCCCGTGTATGCTTGAACATACCCTCCAACCTGCAAAAAATTTCAGTGTCATCAGTCAGTACAAACAAACAAGTGAAAACTGACTAGAACATGTAGTCATGCTTTACCTCTTTGTTCGCGGTCCATGGGCGCCACGGCTCCGTGATGGCGACGCCAAGGTCATGGATGGAGTACCTTGTGGCGGTAAATGGGCACACGGAGTCGAAATCGCCGCTGAAAACATATTACTATTTGTTACCCACACACTTTGGCAATGTTAGATGCGTGCTTGCAGTTGCAGTTCAGCCTGGGGTTGGCATGTTACCTACCTGAACAACCACACACGCAGCCCGTGGCCCATGAGCCATTTGAGCGTTGGCACAATGGACGCCGATGAATCTTTCCAGTGCAAGTCCCTGCACAATCACAGTAGTGGTAAGTGGAGTGAGTGGATGCTCACAAGAGTATTTATCTTGGCCCCAATTAAGCTAACTCTTACGTGCAGCCTGCCCACTTGGTCGTTCTAACATGTAGAGCCTTTTGCACCTCAGGATCGTTGAGGTAAGCATCTATGTAGTAGCCGGTGCATGGATCATACCCCGGCACCTGCACAATTTAGAGAGGATGATTTTTCTTCAGAAATTAGGTATACAAAGGAAGTGTGTTACGTGCATATAATTTGCCACTATCAGAAAAGATGTACTCCAAGATATATCTTACATAGCGGCTGGGGTAGTATTTTCCGTCGGGTGCGTCGATACAAACAGGTCCGTAAATGTCGAAGAGGAGAGTGTTGGCAGTATCATACGCGGCCATGGCGTCAGAGCATGCGTTACCATCCGACAGATTGAAATTGCAGTTCTTGGTGATGTTGGCGTACACCTCGTCTGATAtcacggcgtggctccacaagaAGTCGATAACCCCTTTCGTGTTCATGTTATCATCAAGGTATGGGTTGCCAACCTAACCAAGTAGAGATCCACAAGCTAATTTATACAATCTTCACTAGGAGATGTGTTAACTGTTATGAAGTGTATGCTTAACTGAACATAATCGCGCGTACCAAAATACCCTGTAGGTTTATGGAAGTGTTGTGGCTCAAGATGGTGGCGGCGAGCTGCGGCACGTAGTGGCCGGCGTAGCTCTCTCCGGAGATGTAGAAGGAGCGGCCCTTGTACTCCGGGAACCTCTCGAACCAGCTGACGAGGAAGAGGAACGCGTCCTCCGATGTCCTCTGGTCTCCGCTCTTGTCGTAGTCGGAGGTCGTGTTGGAGTAGGAAAACCCGACACCGGCAGGCGATTCGAGGAAGAGCACGTTGGCCACTGCACAAGCATCAAAACCTTCACATGTCACGTGTGGGGCATCGGTAGAAAACCGTTAGCGGTT
This window of the Triticum aestivum cultivar Chinese Spring chromosome 5D, IWGSC CS RefSeq v2.1, whole genome shotgun sequence genome carries:
- the LOC123121763 gene encoding serine carboxypeptidase 1-like is translated as MRNTSLCLLLLICVAAWHADASQEARLRELILSKRTSTHSSSHSVDEPMIGATATSSLRAEHSVSDQSDQKDADRIAALPGQPPKGVGFSQYSGYVTVDEKNGRALFYYLVEAATNAATRPLVLWLNGGPGCSSFGYGAMGELGPFRVNSDNRTLSTNEHAWNNVANVLFLESPAGVGFSYSNTTSDYDKSGDQRTSEDAFLFLVSWFERFPEYKGRSFYISGESYAGHYVPQLAATILSHNTSINLQGILVGNPYLDDNMNTKGVIDFLWSHAVISDEVYANITKNCNFNLSDGNACSDAMAAYDTANTLLFDIYGPVCIDAPDGKYYPSRYVPGYDPCTGYYIDAYLNDPEVQKALHVRTTKWAGCTDLHWKDSSASIVPTLKWLMGHGLRVWLFSGDFDSVCPFTATRYSIHDLGVAITEPWRPWTANKEVGGYVQAYTGGLVFASVRGAGHQVPYFQPEKALILFSSFLKGTLPLYEKGQ